The following coding sequences are from one Candidatus Hydrogenedentota bacterium window:
- a CDS encoding M48 family metallopeptidase, which produces MSQKITAIGILVTLLCLSTFAMAQEVPTPPTPEALATAAAPSHEPVPVPQADELTMQRYRSGNIVWAVNQLLGLGIPLLFLATGWSARLRDKSAQWGKRWYFTLAIYFTLLSLAMGLLQLPWSFYVEFVREHAYGLSNQTFGKWLKDTAITTLLGIVVGVAIIWVPYLLLNKSPRRWWLYTGLLVLPLLILQVFITPIWIEPLFNKFDTMKDKALEEKILALAARAGIDGARVFEVEKSEDTKAVNAYVNGFMDTKRIVLWDTAIEKLKEDELLFVMGHEMGHFVMNHVARFIVLGFVLTFISFYLVHRLSGALIRRYGARWGFTELSDFASLPLILFMMSAMSLVITPAIFGITRYHEHEADRFGLELTHLNHAAATGFVTLQQENLANPNPGWFFTLWRGSHPSIAQRIEFFNTYRPWETGEPLKYGELFEEGK; this is translated from the coding sequence ATGTCGCAGAAGATTACCGCCATCGGGATACTCGTCACCCTGCTGTGCCTCAGCACCTTCGCCATGGCGCAGGAGGTCCCAACGCCTCCAACCCCCGAGGCCCTGGCCACCGCAGCCGCCCCATCCCACGAGCCCGTCCCCGTGCCTCAGGCCGACGAACTCACCATGCAGCGTTATCGCTCCGGCAATATCGTCTGGGCGGTCAACCAACTCCTTGGCCTCGGCATCCCCCTGCTCTTCCTCGCCACGGGCTGGTCCGCGCGCCTTCGGGACAAATCCGCCCAGTGGGGCAAGCGCTGGTATTTCACCCTCGCGATCTACTTCACGCTCCTCAGCCTCGCCATGGGACTGCTCCAGCTTCCCTGGTCCTTCTACGTGGAGTTCGTCCGCGAACACGCCTACGGTCTCTCCAACCAGACTTTCGGCAAGTGGCTGAAAGACACCGCCATCACCACCCTTCTGGGTATCGTCGTAGGCGTGGCCATCATATGGGTACCCTACTTGCTCCTGAATAAAAGTCCCCGCCGCTGGTGGCTCTATACCGGCCTCCTCGTGCTGCCCCTGCTCATCCTCCAGGTCTTTATCACGCCCATCTGGATCGAGCCCCTCTTTAATAAATTCGACACCATGAAAGATAAAGCGCTGGAAGAAAAAATTCTCGCACTCGCCGCCCGCGCCGGCATCGATGGCGCCCGCGTCTTCGAAGTGGAAAAGAGCGAAGACACCAAGGCTGTCAACGCCTACGTCAACGGCTTCATGGACACCAAGCGCATCGTCCTCTGGGACACGGCCATCGAGAAGCTCAAAGAAGACGAGCTTCTCTTCGTCATGGGCCACGAAATGGGCCACTTCGTCATGAACCACGTCGCCCGCTTCATCGTCCTCGGCTTCGTCCTGACCTTCATCTCCTTCTACCTCGTCCACCGCCTATCCGGTGCCCTCATCCGCCGCTACGGCGCGCGCTGGGGCTTCACCGAACTTTCCGACTTCGCCTCCCTCCCCCTCATCCTCTTTATGATGAGCGCCATGTCCCTCGTCATCACGCCCGCCATCTTCGGCATCACCCGCTACCACGAACACGAAGCCGACCGCTTCGGCCTCGAGCTCACCCATCTCAACCACGCCGCCGCCACCGGCTTCGTCACCCTGCAGCAGGAAAACCTCGCCAACCCCAATCCCGGCTGGTTCTTCACCCTCTGGCGCGGCAGCCACCCCAGCATCGCCCAGCGCATCGAGTTCTTCAATACCTATCGGCCCTGGGAAACGGGCGAGCCATTGAAGTACGGGGAGTTGTTTGAGGAGGGGAAGTAG
- a CDS encoding ATP-binding protein: MSAVLNLNSLEDARLWKKLQDGFVNTNQNDIAAELSGIVKAACTTAADRIKRFPYYHPEFTVHDERHLLRVTELMAMILGDGIDHLNAVEIALLILSAYFHDQGMVPESDEWEKLKESPEFLLSLERWNQDHPNVSDIRRQLEDPRFTDQEKDALSEKLQQHLDAHRTSFLRMTHGERAEQLVIRLYGAASRLSVAGVELAPYLGRLCASHAWPAARLTDENGFRPDQSIGSFSVNLRFLAVVLRVADILDFDRDRTPEPLLRTINFSSAVSFIEWSKHRSVEGWSISSERIRFTLACEHPVYQKAAYEFMDAIDHELREAHRIIDEFPRGRTPAHYVLSLPRQVERDRIEPKNNQYRYADLEFSLSRDEIVKLLMTDKLYSNNSLFVRELMQNSLDALRHRVAIYGKGQPDWEGGEISIKHFVDSDGNQVVQCVDNGIGMDELLIRNFLTNVGRSYYRSPEFAQQRVAFREKGVDFEPCSQFGIGFMSCFMFGDQILIKTRKDYGPGLGYGEPLEIEISGLGGLLVIRNGKVDQLVGTTVEITGPRKPVFLDSWADDVRLCSVVNGYALATEYRIVAETSIAEIAEKIEVPMQPAFRRTLVEVAGIEKRQVIEFCLSEEDSRLGGKIRIGLLVDDRGVPCIKNSEAHWEMRKTRPDRGLHLVKGATSTRFHGPFNESAICMDGILICGDPGREDDGDDLVGRLGSRANPIGLGDPYLVDIRGDLKPVITPSRTPPESSLGYREDPTWARVGDILRHSHAKAWCPVLEATQQGLLHLDFWRLSLIHQIPIHIMPADLLWKHIQLPAIVSELDKTSEWIPLSDIGTLEDGSYGEKDKRRIVFSVKDGRRIEFGDDVESWNVGRSSSLDLKLMRLLLRFTQISLEGNEVFLSVSKLQSPGSSDAELVLADGFRSHIFAIEYTGDASSLLSVQREFSNVNRNHPIVRYVQQFRHIPYRERTDLQQYCASVLWVLANDENMPALGMRNVNEGRQYRRLGTIFRAIDSSRYRDLAPPYSIWTKDGGIVEITHDDLIRWSEFPPDD; this comes from the coding sequence ATGAGTGCGGTGTTGAATCTGAATTCGTTGGAAGACGCTAGGCTTTGGAAAAAGCTACAAGACGGTTTTGTCAATACAAACCAAAATGATATCGCCGCCGAACTTTCAGGAATTGTCAAGGCTGCATGTACGACTGCTGCAGACCGGATAAAGAGATTTCCGTACTACCATCCCGAGTTCACTGTGCACGATGAGCGCCATCTCCTCCGAGTGACAGAACTCATGGCTATGATTCTTGGCGATGGCATCGATCACCTCAATGCGGTTGAGATTGCTCTGCTTATACTTTCTGCATATTTCCACGATCAAGGAATGGTTCCCGAGTCAGATGAATGGGAGAAACTGAAGGAATCGCCAGAGTTTTTGCTCTCCCTAGAGCGATGGAACCAAGACCATCCAAATGTCAGTGATATTCGGCGACAATTAGAAGATCCGCGATTCACTGATCAGGAGAAGGACGCGCTATCCGAGAAACTGCAGCAACATTTGGATGCTCATCGCACCAGTTTCCTACGGATGACGCACGGTGAACGAGCGGAGCAACTTGTCATTCGCCTGTATGGGGCGGCTTCAAGGCTTTCTGTTGCCGGAGTTGAACTTGCCCCATACTTAGGCCGACTATGCGCCTCCCATGCGTGGCCAGCCGCGAGATTGACGGACGAAAACGGGTTTCGCCCGGATCAATCGATCGGCAGCTTTAGCGTGAATCTTCGATTCCTTGCAGTGGTGTTACGCGTCGCGGACATACTGGACTTTGATCGGGACCGCACACCGGAACCACTACTGCGCACGATTAACTTTTCCAGTGCGGTTAGCTTCATTGAGTGGTCCAAACACAGATCCGTCGAGGGGTGGTCGATTTCAAGTGAGCGAATTCGATTTACTCTGGCATGTGAACATCCGGTGTATCAAAAGGCCGCGTACGAATTCATGGACGCCATCGATCACGAACTTCGCGAAGCCCATCGAATCATCGACGAGTTCCCCCGAGGGAGGACGCCTGCGCATTACGTATTGAGTCTCCCGCGCCAGGTGGAACGCGACCGAATAGAACCTAAAAACAATCAGTATCGGTATGCCGATCTTGAGTTCAGTTTGTCACGAGACGAGATCGTTAAATTGCTGATGACCGACAAACTATACAGCAACAATTCTCTTTTTGTCCGTGAACTCATGCAGAACAGCCTCGACGCATTGCGACACAGGGTCGCTATTTACGGAAAAGGCCAGCCAGATTGGGAAGGGGGGGAAATATCAATCAAGCATTTTGTTGACTCAGATGGGAATCAGGTCGTTCAGTGCGTCGACAATGGAATCGGAATGGATGAACTATTGATTCGGAATTTTCTAACCAATGTTGGAAGAAGTTACTACCGCTCTCCTGAGTTTGCTCAGCAACGTGTTGCATTTAGAGAGAAAGGTGTTGATTTCGAGCCTTGTTCGCAATTCGGTATCGGGTTTATGTCGTGCTTCATGTTTGGCGATCAGATTCTAATAAAGACGCGAAAGGACTATGGTCCTGGTCTCGGATACGGTGAGCCTCTAGAGATTGAGATTAGTGGCCTAGGTGGACTGCTAGTAATAAGGAATGGAAAGGTTGACCAGCTTGTCGGTACGACGGTCGAGATTACCGGCCCGCGAAAGCCCGTATTCCTAGACAGTTGGGCGGACGACGTGAGGCTCTGTTCTGTCGTGAATGGCTATGCACTTGCCACGGAGTATCGAATCGTTGCAGAAACGTCAATCGCGGAAATCGCAGAGAAAATTGAGGTTCCGATGCAGCCGGCTTTTAGACGAACGCTTGTCGAGGTAGCCGGGATTGAGAAAAGGCAGGTAATAGAATTCTGTCTGTCGGAAGAAGACTCCAGACTTGGTGGAAAAATAAGAATTGGGCTATTGGTTGATGATCGTGGCGTTCCCTGTATAAAGAACAGCGAAGCTCACTGGGAGATGCGAAAGACTAGACCAGACCGTGGTCTTCACCTGGTGAAGGGGGCTACAAGCACAAGGTTTCATGGCCCATTCAATGAGTCCGCGATTTGTATGGACGGTATCCTAATCTGCGGTGACCCCGGGCGCGAAGACGATGGTGATGATCTTGTGGGGCGCCTTGGTTCCAGGGCTAATCCAATTGGGCTTGGGGACCCATATTTGGTCGACATTCGAGGCGACCTCAAACCAGTAATTACACCCTCCCGAACGCCTCCCGAAAGCTCTCTAGGATATAGAGAAGATCCCACTTGGGCCCGTGTCGGCGACATTCTTCGGCATTCGCATGCGAAAGCTTGGTGTCCCGTTCTAGAAGCGACCCAGCAGGGTCTCTTGCATCTCGACTTTTGGCGCTTGTCCCTAATACATCAGATACCTATTCATATAATGCCTGCAGACTTGCTTTGGAAGCATATCCAACTCCCAGCGATTGTTAGCGAGCTCGATAAAACGTCAGAATGGATTCCACTATCAGATATTGGCACCTTAGAAGATGGATCCTATGGAGAGAAGGACAAGCGGAGAATAGTGTTTTCCGTAAAGGACGGTAGACGGATCGAGTTTGGGGATGATGTGGAATCGTGGAACGTAGGGAGGTCCAGCAGCTTAGATTTGAAGCTTATGAGATTGCTCCTGCGCTTCACGCAAATAAGTCTCGAAGGGAATGAAGTATTCCTCTCAGTTTCAAAGCTGCAATCGCCGGGTTCGTCGGATGCGGAGTTGGTCCTTGCCGATGGGTTCAGGTCACATATATTCGCAATAGAGTATACGGGCGATGCAAGTAGCTTACTATCGGTGCAACGTGAGTTTTCAAATGTCAATCGGAATCATCCAATAGTTCGATACGTTCAGCAATTTCGACATATCCCGTATCGTGAACGCACAGACTTGCAGCAGTACTGTGCAAGCGTCTTGTGGGTACTTGCGAATGACGAGAACATGCCCGCCCTTGGAATGAGAAACGTGAATGAAGGTAGACAGTACAGACGGCTAGGAACGATCTTCAGGGCGATTGATAGCTCCCGATACCGCGATCTGGCTCCGCCATATAGTATTTGGACTAAGGATGGCGGAATCGTTGAAATTACCCACGATGATTTAATTCGTTGGTCCGAATTTCCCCCAGATGACTAA
- a CDS encoding PD40 domain-containing protein: MDTTFQSHRFLLHCTLVVAAILFPLHRASAEPNEYLIGYYGVGASGSKVAHVIGLIRPDGTDEQFPAFDKPNQHSWVFGPQFSNGRRIFLGSSEELDVAKVRAGKAMTRDWIYDLHTSTLEAACEKDRQADQLRPYALIADDTRLIETAYIGSEERIFIKDLDGANAVELTHENGGFHYALELSHDKSRIACHVTGGKPDFYNPGMYSINVFDLESGKRTFVAGQPEHLMFGPHWSPDDTRLVYLDCLAAQDPAHFRAALAVGKADGSEHRAITPGQTHWFGTPYGSNMSEWSPDGQTVTYTRLSENATRDMSAGGSQLCLLNPDTGAITELTPAEEGTWDYRAAWAPDGSVIAFARVKNGGVRELWLMNPDGSNPRRLTDGYEHRGADHFRWLKVARRD, encoded by the coding sequence ATGGATACCACCTTTCAATCGCATCGATTCCTTCTTCACTGCACCTTGGTGGTGGCGGCCATCTTGTTCCCACTTCACCGGGCCAGCGCGGAGCCAAACGAATACCTCATCGGTTACTACGGCGTGGGCGCTTCGGGTAGTAAGGTCGCCCATGTGATCGGGTTGATCCGGCCCGACGGCACGGACGAGCAGTTTCCGGCTTTTGATAAGCCCAACCAGCACAGTTGGGTCTTTGGACCGCAGTTCTCCAACGGGCGCCGCATCTTCCTCGGCAGCTCGGAAGAATTGGATGTCGCCAAAGTGCGCGCCGGCAAGGCCATGACGCGGGATTGGATTTACGATCTCCACACGAGCACCCTCGAAGCCGCCTGCGAAAAAGACCGTCAGGCGGATCAGCTCCGGCCTTACGCCCTTATTGCGGATGATACACGCCTTATCGAGACCGCGTATATCGGTAGCGAGGAACGTATCTTTATCAAGGATCTGGATGGTGCCAATGCGGTCGAACTCACCCACGAAAACGGCGGCTTTCACTACGCGCTGGAACTCAGCCACGACAAGTCGCGCATCGCCTGCCACGTCACCGGCGGCAAACCCGATTTCTACAATCCAGGGATGTACTCCATCAATGTGTTCGACCTCGAATCCGGAAAGCGCACTTTCGTTGCGGGCCAGCCGGAGCATCTGATGTTCGGGCCCCACTGGTCGCCCGACGATACCCGACTCGTTTACCTCGATTGCCTCGCCGCGCAGGACCCTGCCCACTTCCGCGCCGCCCTTGCGGTGGGAAAGGCGGACGGCTCGGAGCATCGCGCGATCACCCCCGGCCAGACCCACTGGTTCGGCACCCCCTACGGATCCAACATGTCCGAATGGTCGCCCGACGGCCAGACCGTGACCTATACCCGCCTCTCGGAGAATGCGACGAGAGACATGAGCGCGGGCGGCTCCCAACTCTGCCTGCTGAATCCGGACACCGGCGCGATTACGGAATTGACACCCGCCGAAGAAGGGACGTGGGACTACCGGGCCGCCTGGGCGCCCGACGGTAGCGTCATCGCCTTCGCGCGCGTCAAGAACGGCGGCGTCCGCGAACTCTGGCTCATGAACCCCGACGGATCCAATCCCCGGCGCCTCACCGATGGCTACGAACACCGGGGCGCGGATCACTTCCGTTGGTTGAAGGTGGCGCGCAGGGACTGA